The genome window ATCCGAATGTATAACAGAACTCACATCTGATTCCCCACTTCTTTTAGAGGAGAGCAAATGTTTTGACCATTCCTCCAAGCTTTTGCGGTGAAGAGTATTCATGCTAATAGAAGGTCGCTTCTCACGGATCATTTGTGCAGCAGCTTTCCAATCTTCAGCGAACCCTAATGCGACAAGAAGCGCACACATCACACAGACACTTCTGCCATGACCTGTTAGAGATATAACACGCCATTAAATAATAAAATCCAAGTGACCAATATTATTGGACTTATAAGTTTAATTGGATGGCATGTTAGATAAGTGAGGAAGAAGTAAGAACAAGCCATAATAAGGAGGTTTTATTTTGGAAACTAGTAACAGGGAGATTTAAGCTAAGAGCCAAACCTAAAAGTCCAGCCAGTGCACATATCCAGAACTTAAGTTTCTTTCAATGTTTGAGCTTAAATTTGGCCAAAAAATCTCTTTAAAGCCTGGTACAATCTACACAACATATGGGATGAACCTTATACTATCTGAATGTAATGCAGATGCTGCTCAGCTTATGCATGGCAGTTTTACTTCTCGTCACAGGTAAGAACTAAATAAGACATGACAAATAATCACATGAAATAAGATGACACGAGAAATGGAAAAAAGTAGCATATCAGCATATTGCTGTTTCCTGACTCCAGCTGTTACACAATATATGGTTCACCAATACAATGCCCATTGTGGATCATCATGGTCTGGAGTTGTGTTAAACATGGTCTCAACAGTTATCTAAATATGACTAATCTACAGAAATGCATTTAGGAACATAAACGTATGTATTTGCAAGAAAAATCACATAGGAAAATACAACACAGTTCCTTATCCAAACATAGGCAGAAGATCATAATTACCATAGGCACAGTGGACATAGACAGGCTTGTTCTGTGACCGCTTTCTCACAGCCCATTGCACGGCAGACTCAATCTGTGATGGCTGAGGAGCCCTCGTGTCCCAGGTAGCAATGCACAAATATGCATTGTTAGAGATAGTCGAGCTTTTTGGCAGCTCGCACGTGCAATCTATGATCGCGGGGTCACCTGGTGGCAGGTGTTCAACTGAAGAAGGCCACCCTCCAACAAACACACCATCTGCAACCTCAGTGTATAAGGGCTCGTTTTTCACAAATCTCCGTAGCAGCACGAACAGGTGAATGAAAAGAAGAAATGGTGAGAAGATGATCCATGACCACAATGGAAAACTTCCATCGGATGCCTTGCCAAGGAGTAAAGGAAGATCAATAGATGGGCGGGAAGCTATCGAGACTAGTATTGCAATTATGGATGCATATATGAGAGGAAATGAGATAAGGGTCACTCCTAGTCCTTGGAAAAAACATGCTACAGAAAGCAGGGCAGCAGCCTTCAGTCCAATCAACCTGGATATTCCCCAACCCATGTCTGCAGATAATTAGACATGGACTGAGTTCAATAATCAAGGAGGAACAAGCACAAGCAAATAACTAGTATTTAAAGCAGCCTTAGAATAATTTCAAAATAAGAAACCATAGCTTGTTTAACAAACACAATGTTCAGTGACATAATCTTATTCAATACAGAAAGATTGAAAAATTACTGCCATTAGTGAACAGAGGCCTTTTATAGTGTTTCCTTTATATCCCAGCCAGGATGGCTCCAGAGAGCTAATTCGTTTCTCTCACCCCTGCCAACTTTCTAACTTTGCACTTTGAAAGTCCATTCAACCATGCTGGAGGAGATACACAAATACAGAAAGCACTGCATTTGGAGAGGGTCTGACATTAAATGACAAAAAACACAAGATGCTGCTTGGCATATGTTCTGCAACTGCAAGCCCAAGGATGAGGGTTCTGCCTGGCATATGGTTGATTTTGCTATTCTTGTGAGGATCTTTGGCTAGTATCTATCTTTACGTGAGTTGTTCACCTTTGCAAAGAACAAGAAAATAACTTTCCATCACGCTGTTCTGACCACCCATCTACATATTCTTTCACCTGCCCTTGTTAGTACAGGATTATGCACAATTGCAATCTTTGACACGGAATTGAATGCTCCATTTAAAAAAAATGTCCTGACGTTTGGACTTATACTTTGGGCTCTGTTTTATAAGCCAGCAAAAGCTTAGTCACCTCATAGGGCGATTTGGAAGTCTTCCTGTCAAGATAAGGACGGATTTAGTGCTGGCGGCTCCCACATCAGTGGGGTCAGGGGAAGAAAT of Zea mays cultivar B73 chromosome 8, Zm-B73-REFERENCE-NAM-5.0, whole genome shotgun sequence contains these proteins:
- the LOC100284117 gene encoding dual specificity protein phosphatase Diacylglycerol kinase, catalytic region; translation: MGWGISRLIGLKAAALLSVACFFQGLGVTLISFPLIYASIIAILVSIASRPSIDLPLLLGKASDGSFPLWSWIIFSPFLLFIHLFVLLRRFVKNEPLYTEVADGVFVGGWPSSVEHLPPGDPAIIDCTCELPKSSTISNNAYLCIATWDTRAPQPSQIESAVQWAVRKRSQNKPVYVHCAYGHGRSVCVMCALLVALGFAEDWKAAAQMIREKRPSISMNTLHRKSLEEWSKHLLSSKRSGESDVSSVIHSDYNRK